From Paenibacillus sp. GP183, one genomic window encodes:
- a CDS encoding Dabb family protein gives MYEHLVVFKFYTNVTPAKHQELLDQLLTFRDRIPGIFDISAGINVTEETENIKGYTLGLRVTFEDLASLRSYGPHPVHQEFVKLLDGILENVIVVDYPKV, from the coding sequence ATGTATGAACATCTCGTTGTATTCAAGTTTTATACTAATGTCACGCCAGCCAAGCATCAGGAATTGCTGGATCAATTGCTCACGTTTCGGGATCGTATCCCCGGGATATTTGATATAAGTGCAGGCATCAATGTAACTGAAGAAACGGAAAATATCAAGGGCTACACGCTCGGATTACGGGTTACATTCGAAGACCTTGCTTCGCTGCGTTCATATGGTCCGCATCCTGTTCATCAGGAATTTGTTAAATTGCTGGATGGAATACTGGAAAATGTTATTGTAGTTGATTACCCAAAGGTTTAA
- a CDS encoding sulfite oxidase, with the protein MRDIHLVPVSYFPSENLEFPMVADSQTITPNELFYVRNHFEYPQIDINTWNLTIEGFVDRPIKFTYADLKGMNKVTLAATLECADNKRSLFEKKAQGNQFGLGAISHAVWGGVRLKDVLYQAGVSPDTTEIIFEGLDSGQRNDMDGCVFFERSLPIDKAFHPDTLLAYEMNGEQLADKHGFPIRLIVPGWYAVASVKWLHRIRAVDEPFMGPFQSVDYVILKKTNDYKHAEPLPPVLINSSVASPTEEQEIPLGKNIINGYAWAGSQSVTKVEISTDGGKHWSDANFVDPDVQYSWRRWSFEWDVQKPGEYTIMSKATNGTGEVQPLKAIWNAKGYLNNSIHTVRVHIIDPKLVNNVLH; encoded by the coding sequence ATGCGTGACATTCATTTAGTTCCAGTTTCCTATTTCCCTTCAGAAAATCTTGAATTCCCCATGGTTGCCGACTCTCAAACCATTACACCAAACGAATTGTTTTACGTAAGGAACCATTTTGAATATCCACAGATTGATATAAACACCTGGAACCTTACGATCGAGGGCTTTGTGGACCGTCCAATTAAATTCACTTATGCAGATTTGAAAGGCATGAATAAGGTAACGCTTGCCGCTACGCTAGAGTGTGCAGATAACAAGCGTTCGCTATTTGAAAAGAAGGCACAAGGTAACCAATTCGGGCTAGGTGCGATCAGCCATGCAGTTTGGGGAGGTGTTCGACTTAAGGATGTATTATACCAAGCAGGAGTATCCCCAGATACAACGGAAATTATTTTTGAAGGATTAGATTCTGGTCAACGAAATGATATGGATGGATGCGTTTTTTTCGAAAGAAGTCTCCCTATTGACAAGGCTTTTCATCCAGATACTTTATTGGCATACGAAATGAATGGTGAACAGCTTGCCGATAAACATGGTTTTCCAATAAGATTAATCGTGCCTGGATGGTATGCAGTTGCGTCTGTTAAATGGCTTCATAGGATCAGAGCTGTAGATGAGCCATTCATGGGACCATTTCAAAGTGTAGATTATGTCATTCTAAAAAAAACAAACGATTATAAACACGCAGAGCCACTACCACCCGTTTTAATAAATTCTTCTGTTGCATCTCCTACAGAAGAGCAAGAGATACCGTTAGGCAAAAACATCATTAACGGGTATGCGTGGGCTGGTTCACAATCGGTCACAAAAGTAGAGATTAGCACGGACGGTGGAAAACACTGGAGCGATGCAAATTTTGTTGACCCTGATGTTCAATATTCATGGAGGCGATGGTCGTTTGAATGGGATGTGCAAAAACCTGGTGAATACACAATCATGAGTAAAGCAACCAATGGTACTGGGGAGGTTCAACCTCTCAAAGCAATATGGAATGCAAAAGGTTATCTAAACAATTCAATACATACCGTACGTGTTCACATAATCGATCCTAAATTGGTAAATAATGTATTGCACTAA
- a CDS encoding ogr/Delta-like zinc finger family protein, whose product MLEKNRLGAAPRVYFRPEFKKCPHCESKLRRTHTAWEKKIVTTNGIIHAWSMAYACKNLDCTHTGVAYKSAEAEMLSMKHSSYGYDVLALVGELRFKQHRTVKEVADALNERGIPTSERRAQNLYERYQTLLSASLDDHVNKVLAETTEQNGGVILSMDGVQPEKGNETLYVLREVFSGTVLAAQNMKSGTAEELKTLIEPILKLGYPIVGIVSDGQKSIRLAFETLLPDVPYQYCQYHYLKDIAKPIVDADRKLKMELKKSMRGIRDIERKIEQAEIQASETEKTEQPDSETAEITEAQIAKGYVAAVRSLLLEDGDPPLELPGLMIYERAQAIQASLQRCLSKKRA is encoded by the coding sequence ATGCTTGAGAAAAATAGATTGGGTGCTGCGCCCAGAGTTTACTTCAGACCTGAGTTTAAAAAATGTCCGCACTGTGAGTCAAAATTGCGGAGAACCCATACAGCATGGGAGAAAAAGATTGTCACAACAAACGGAATCATCCATGCATGGAGTATGGCTTATGCTTGCAAAAATCTAGATTGTACACATACAGGAGTTGCGTATAAATCTGCTGAAGCTGAGATGCTTAGCATGAAGCATTCCTCATATGGATATGATGTGCTTGCTCTCGTTGGAGAACTGCGCTTTAAGCAGCATCGAACAGTTAAAGAAGTTGCTGATGCGTTGAATGAACGAGGTATTCCAACGAGTGAAAGGCGTGCTCAAAATTTGTACGAACGCTATCAGACGTTGCTTTCGGCGAGTTTGGATGATCATGTAAACAAAGTGCTTGCAGAGACTACCGAACAAAATGGCGGCGTCATCTTATCGATGGATGGCGTTCAGCCTGAGAAAGGGAATGAAACTCTATATGTCCTACGCGAAGTATTCAGCGGCACGGTACTCGCTGCACAAAACATGAAGAGCGGAACGGCAGAAGAACTGAAGACACTCATTGAACCCATCCTGAAGCTGGGCTATCCAATTGTAGGTATTGTAAGTGACGGGCAAAAATCCATTCGGCTGGCATTTGAGACCTTGTTACCGGATGTGCCTTACCAATACTGTCAGTACCACTATCTGAAGGACATAGCCAAACCCATTGTCGACGCCGATCGCAAGTTAAAAATGGAACTCAAAAAAAGCATGCGCGGGATTCGGGACATCGAACGAAAAATAGAACAGGCTGAGATCCAAGCATCCGAGACGGAGAAAACGGAACAGCCAGATTCGGAAACTGCTGAAATTACCGAAGCGCAGATTGCCAAGGGATATGTGGCAGCTGTTCGATCCTTGCTCCTAGAAGACGGAGATCCACCATTGGAGCTTCCTGGATTAATGATTTATGAACGTGCACAAGCGATTCAGGCTTCTTTACAAAGATGCTTGAGTAAAAAAAGAGCCTAG
- a CDS encoding DEAD/DEAH box helicase family protein → MANIYQTREPHVSGNNFLRIPQREAFQRIFDYYNENKEARETGIILPVGCGKSGLITLTPFALKSRRTLVIAPGINIASQLYKNFDPSEEGMFYIKCRVLIGQPFPEPAEIRGKNTNRSDLEDADVVITNIQQLQGDENRWLNSLPQDFFDLLLFDEGHHNVAESWNILKLSFPEAKIVNFSATPKRADGQIMSGEVIYSFPIVRAIEEGYVKRLKAVILNPSTLKYVRKTDGQEIEVDLAEVEQLGETDADFRKSIVTSEESLYTIVDASIRALNRNRQLTENTNHKIIASALNFQHCIQIVEAYRARGLRASYVHSLQEGAENTRILTLLKNHLLDVIVQVRKLGEGFDHPFLSVAAVFSVFKELSPFVQFVGRIMRAIDQNDPESLNNQGVVVFHAGSNIAGLWEDFQEFSQADQEFFEQLLPLENFDFTNGNEIELDLITRTKSINKVEIKEQGDIYVSEIPLILEDEEVRNALDLLKKKGVANGILKKPML, encoded by the coding sequence ATGGCAAATATTTATCAAACAAGGGAACCACACGTTTCAGGGAATAATTTTCTTAGAATTCCACAAAGGGAAGCCTTTCAAAGGATTTTTGATTATTATAATGAGAATAAAGAAGCTAGGGAAACAGGAATTATTTTACCGGTTGGTTGTGGAAAGTCCGGTTTAATTACACTAACACCTTTTGCACTGAAATCCAGAAGAACCTTAGTTATTGCACCAGGGATTAATATTGCTTCTCAGTTATATAAGAATTTTGATCCGTCTGAAGAAGGGATGTTTTACATTAAATGCAGAGTTCTTATTGGTCAACCCTTTCCGGAACCTGCAGAAATTAGGGGTAAAAATACAAATAGATCAGATTTAGAAGATGCGGATGTCGTTATTACTAATATACAGCAGCTTCAAGGTGATGAAAATAGATGGTTGAATTCATTACCGCAAGACTTCTTCGATTTGCTCTTATTTGATGAAGGTCATCATAATGTTGCAGAAAGCTGGAACATTTTGAAACTATCATTTCCTGAAGCTAAAATCGTTAATTTTAGTGCTACGCCAAAAAGGGCGGATGGGCAAATCATGTCAGGGGAAGTGATTTATTCATTTCCGATTGTACGAGCAATCGAAGAAGGTTATGTGAAAAGATTAAAAGCTGTAATTTTAAATCCAAGCACATTAAAATATGTTCGAAAAACTGATGGTCAAGAAATTGAAGTGGACTTGGCTGAGGTTGAGCAATTAGGTGAAACAGATGCTGATTTTAGGAAGAGTATTGTTACATCTGAAGAATCACTTTATACAATTGTAGATGCTTCAATAAGAGCGTTAAATCGGAATCGTCAATTAACAGAAAATACAAATCATAAAATAATTGCATCTGCTTTAAACTTTCAGCATTGTATACAAATTGTTGAAGCATATAGGGCAAGGGGTTTAAGAGCATCTTATGTTCATAGTTTACAAGAAGGGGCAGAAAACACGCGAATTCTTACTTTGTTAAAAAACCATTTATTAGATGTTATTGTCCAAGTAAGAAAGCTAGGAGAAGGATTTGACCATCCTTTTTTAAGTGTAGCTGCTGTATTCAGCGTCTTTAAAGAACTATCTCCCTTTGTACAATTTGTAGGAAGGATCATGAGGGCAATTGATCAAAACGATCCAGAGAGCTTAAATAATCAAGGCGTTGTTGTTTTCCATGCTGGATCGAATATTGCTGGGTTGTGGGAGGATTTCCAAGAATTTAGTCAAGCAGATCAAGAATTTTTCGAACAATTACTTCCACTCGAGAATTTTGACTTCACTAACGGTAATGAAATAGAACTAGATCTAATCACTAGAACAAAGAGTATAAATAAGGTGGAAATAAAAGAGCAAGGGGACATTTATGTTTCCGAGATCCCCCTGATTCTTGAAGATGAAGAAGTGAGAAATGCTTTAGATCTGCTCAAAAAGAAAGGAGTTGCAAACGGGATATTAAAAAAGCCGATGCTTTAA
- a CDS encoding NAD(P)/FAD-dependent oxidoreductase yields MTEFHLTNFVELQRNKFYNTLRFESGIVSSVSGSDGDFHVVAESGSVVRSRKVLFATGMKDVLPNIEGLVEVYGTSAFVCPFCDGWELRDKHICVIGTNQMVLHLVKVISGWTKRITLLTNGSQFLTADQLADLERHSVLTSQDTIKQIESTQGLVKRITFKTDAAIECEGIFFITKLVQANSIPASLGCEVSDNGPFSTIVTDPMGRTNVTGIYSAGDAASTSYQLISAASSGATTAAAIQLDLLDEEWKGAQ; encoded by the coding sequence GTGACGGAATTTCACCTAACGAATTTCGTCGAATTGCAAAGGAACAAATTTTACAATACCCTTCGGTTTGAATCAGGCATTGTCAGTTCTGTGTCTGGAAGTGACGGGGATTTCCACGTTGTTGCGGAATCCGGAAGTGTTGTCCGTAGTCGAAAAGTCTTGTTTGCTACTGGAATGAAGGACGTATTGCCTAATATCGAGGGACTCGTTGAGGTTTATGGCACAAGTGCATTTGTTTGCCCCTTTTGTGACGGTTGGGAGTTAAGGGACAAACACATTTGTGTAATAGGAACAAACCAAATGGTTTTGCACTTAGTAAAAGTCATCAGTGGCTGGACAAAGCGCATTACGCTTCTTACCAATGGTTCGCAATTCTTAACAGCGGATCAACTCGCTGATTTAGAGCGCCACAGTGTCTTGACTAGTCAAGACACAATAAAACAAATTGAATCAACTCAGGGCTTGGTTAAAAGGATTACCTTTAAAACAGATGCAGCAATCGAGTGTGAAGGGATTTTCTTTATAACAAAGTTGGTTCAAGCCAATTCCATTCCAGCTTCACTTGGTTGCGAAGTGTCTGACAACGGTCCCTTCTCAACGATTGTTACAGACCCAATGGGGCGGACGAATGTTACGGGCATTTACTCAGCAGGGGATGCGGCGAGTACATCATATCAGTTAATATCCGCCGCTTCGAGTGGAGCAACGACCGCCGCCGCAATTCAACTTGATTTGCTAGACGAAGAATGGAAAGGTGCGCAGTAA
- a CDS encoding FAD-dependent oxidoreductase has product MCLKDSNLPTDVVIVGGGPAGLNAALVLGRARRSVVVIDEEMPRNRVTHESHGFLTRDGISPNEFRRIAKEQILQYPSV; this is encoded by the coding sequence ATGTGTTTAAAGGATTCGAATTTACCAACGGATGTTGTAATTGTGGGCGGCGGTCCCGCAGGATTAAATGCCGCTTTGGTTCTCGGTCGTGCAAGGAGAAGCGTGGTGGTTATCGATGAAGAAATGCCTAGAAATAGAGTGACCCATGAATCACACGGATTTCTGACGCGTGACGGAATTTCACCTAACGAATTTCGTCGAATTGCAAAGGAACAAATTTTACAATACCCTTCGGTTTGA
- a CDS encoding DHA2 family efflux MFS transporter permease subunit, with protein MSTPNSSQSTSQSEFSIKSILAPLVAVILGMIMVILDSTIVNVAVPNLQKYFSSSLKIIQWTITGYTLALSAVIPLAGWMTDKFGAKRIFLITIALFTLGSVLCALAQTPEQLILFRVIQGIGGGMVSPIGIAMVYKLAPENKRGSVMGMLGIPMLLAPVIGPVLSGWLIEVATWHWIFLINLPIGIVALLVGFKFLPNLERQRTPALDIFGMILAPVAFAMLAFGVSEGGTDWGSTRTLTGLIVGGLALLLFIIVELLQKQPLLELRVFRSSDFTRSIIITWIAQTALFGSILMIPLYLQNVRGFTPLESGLTTLPMEICAVLFMPIGGRLFDKWGVRPIALTGLSLISISVFSLSQIGLDTPIALVMVPIGLLGAGMGFCMMTLNTHVLNSAPKRLVSRVTPLTSATQQVVMSFSIAGLTGYFASRVNYGSTEVGVEGNMLNTLSHAFGNTFLLIASIVAAGTVLSIILRKPKVNHNDNQDEDMPDPAMMMNH; from the coding sequence ATGTCTACACCAAACTCCTCACAATCAACATCACAATCGGAATTCTCCATCAAATCGATTTTGGCTCCGCTTGTTGCCGTTATTCTTGGGATGATAATGGTCATTCTGGACAGCACTATCGTCAATGTAGCCGTCCCTAATTTGCAAAAGTATTTCAGTAGTTCACTCAAAATCATTCAGTGGACAATTACCGGCTACACGCTGGCTTTATCTGCCGTGATCCCGCTTGCGGGCTGGATGACCGATAAATTTGGAGCGAAGCGCATTTTCTTGATTACCATTGCCTTGTTCACATTGGGCTCAGTCCTCTGTGCTTTAGCTCAAACGCCCGAGCAGCTTATCTTGTTCCGTGTCATTCAAGGTATCGGCGGTGGTATGGTCTCGCCTATTGGAATAGCTATGGTTTACAAATTGGCGCCAGAAAACAAACGAGGCTCCGTTATGGGCATGCTAGGCATTCCCATGCTGCTGGCCCCAGTTATTGGCCCGGTTTTATCAGGTTGGTTGATCGAAGTTGCAACGTGGCATTGGATATTTTTAATCAATCTTCCAATTGGTATTGTGGCACTTTTAGTAGGATTTAAATTTTTACCTAATCTTGAACGACAAAGAACGCCCGCACTCGATATCTTTGGGATGATTTTGGCTCCTGTCGCGTTCGCCATGCTAGCATTCGGAGTGAGCGAAGGAGGAACAGACTGGGGCTCCACTCGAACATTAACCGGGTTGATCGTAGGCGGATTAGCTCTCCTTCTTTTTATCATTGTGGAGCTTTTACAGAAACAACCGTTGTTGGAGCTGCGAGTGTTCCGCTCTTCTGATTTTACCCGTAGCATTATTATAACGTGGATTGCGCAAACTGCCTTGTTCGGATCAATCCTAATGATCCCGTTATACCTTCAAAATGTCAGGGGTTTCACTCCACTAGAGAGCGGACTGACTACTTTACCGATGGAGATTTGTGCAGTACTTTTCATGCCAATTGGAGGGCGGCTATTCGACAAATGGGGTGTTCGTCCGATAGCTTTAACAGGGCTTTCTTTAATTTCGATTTCGGTATTCTCCCTTTCGCAAATTGGCCTGGATACACCAATCGCACTGGTCATGGTTCCAATTGGCTTGTTGGGAGCCGGAATGGGCTTTTGCATGATGACACTGAATACCCATGTATTGAACTCCGCACCGAAAAGGCTCGTGAGCCGGGTGACTCCGTTAACCTCTGCGACCCAGCAGGTCGTTATGTCCTTTTCCATTGCTGGCCTAACAGGGTATTTTGCATCCCGAGTAAATTACGGCTCGACTGAGGTGGGAGTTGAAGGTAATATGCTGAATACACTATCGCACGCCTTCGGTAATACCTTTTTACTGATAGCGAGCATCGTTGCAGCAGGTACAGTATTAAGCATTATCCTGCGTAAGCCTAAGGTCAATCATAATGATAATCAAGATGAAGATATGCCGGATCCCGCCATGATGATGAATCATTAA
- a CDS encoding class I SAM-dependent methyltransferase: MNQRKFNPELIAKLESPERRALFPAETLLSLLDVNGTVSVLDIGAGTGYFAIPAAAQTEGVVYALDVEPSMLEVIESKAEKGNLTNIRTIQGALEHIPLEDGAVDRIIASLVLHETDNLKLAISEIARVLREGGRCLCVEWEKTTTEQHRIHSFQMRQAMEENGLQVLSSVSQSGSHYVMVIQK; encoded by the coding sequence ATGAATCAAAGAAAGTTTAATCCTGAACTTATAGCCAAGCTTGAAAGCCCGGAACGAAGAGCTTTGTTTCCTGCGGAAACCTTGCTTAGCCTACTTGATGTGAACGGTACCGTATCGGTATTGGATATCGGAGCAGGTACTGGATACTTTGCTATTCCTGCCGCCGCACAGACAGAGGGCGTGGTTTATGCTCTTGATGTGGAACCGAGTATGCTTGAGGTGATTGAAAGTAAAGCGGAGAAAGGAAACCTGACAAATATTCGCACAATTCAAGGAGCGCTTGAACATATTCCGCTTGAGGATGGGGCAGTGGACCGAATCATCGCTTCCCTTGTTCTTCATGAGACTGACAACCTCAAACTAGCGATTAGCGAAATTGCGAGAGTCTTGAGAGAAGGTGGTCGATGTTTATGTGTAGAGTGGGAGAAAACAACAACTGAGCAGCACCGGATTCACTCTTTTCAGATGAGGCAGGCAATGGAGGAAAATGGGCTTCAGGTTTTAAGTTCCGTCAGCCAATCCGGATCACACTACGTTATGGTTATCCAAAAATGA
- a CDS encoding serine hydrolase domain-containing protein produces MVSTVIHQLAEARMLDYDVPVSFYWPEFAAHGKESITVRDVLTHQAGIPQMPRGVTPEMVCDWDFMIKAIEKLKPLWTPKTKTGYHALTQGWILGEVARQVDGRSLAQIVQEEICMPLGMTDLYFGIPKEMESRIARIGSEFLMGDAFSEGHLINQVIPKGMEPGSEFWNRSDIRQASIPGAGAIVSARALARHYAALCGEGVDGLRLLPPERTRIAATLQTEEPDVVMFDSPVRKGLGYWLGGPLSPMGDYVGVFGHEGSGGSIGFADPENRFALALTKNKLTWGPGDEATDRRVIRAVRESLSISGKNT; encoded by the coding sequence ATTGTTTCAACCGTCATTCATCAATTAGCTGAAGCAAGAATGCTAGATTACGATGTGCCTGTTTCTTTTTATTGGCCAGAATTCGCGGCGCATGGTAAAGAGAGCATCACGGTCCGCGACGTTTTAACCCATCAGGCTGGCATACCTCAGATGCCTAGAGGGGTAACCCCTGAGATGGTATGCGATTGGGACTTCATGATTAAAGCAATTGAAAAACTTAAACCACTTTGGACGCCCAAAACGAAAACCGGCTACCATGCCTTAACGCAGGGATGGATTTTAGGTGAAGTTGCTCGTCAAGTAGACGGTAGATCACTCGCTCAAATTGTCCAGGAGGAAATTTGTATGCCTTTAGGAATGACGGATTTGTATTTCGGTATACCGAAAGAAATGGAGTCGCGCATCGCGCGAATTGGTAGCGAATTTCTGATGGGCGATGCCTTTTCGGAAGGGCATTTGATAAATCAGGTTATTCCAAAGGGAATGGAGCCTGGCAGCGAATTCTGGAACCGCTCGGATATTCGACAAGCTTCAATACCCGGTGCAGGGGCTATTGTAAGCGCGCGCGCTCTTGCTCGCCATTATGCTGCACTTTGTGGTGAGGGTGTTGACGGATTACGGCTTCTGCCACCGGAGCGGACTCGAATTGCTGCTACACTCCAAACGGAAGAACCGGATGTCGTCATGTTTGATAGTCCTGTTCGGAAAGGTCTTGGTTATTGGCTCGGAGGACCGCTCTCTCCGATGGGAGATTACGTTGGGGTATTCGGACATGAGGGCTCCGGAGGTTCAATTGGTTTCGCTGATCCTGAGAACCGATTTGCTCTAGCTTTGACGAAAAATAAGTTGACCTGGGGTCCCGGGGATGAAGCTACGGATAGACGAGTAATACGCGCAGTGCGCGAATCTCTGAGTATTTCGGGAAAAAACACGTAA
- a CDS encoding serine hydrolase — translation MDSKQFNEQLPYRYDLMSEPQARIQTLLDELVHSGTEKGLQVAVYLDGKLVIDAWAGIADDTTKQPVTGIRFLPFTHQVKGLFQPSFIN, via the coding sequence ATGGATTCCAAACAATTTAACGAACAATTGCCATACAGATATGACTTGATGTCAGAACCGCAAGCTCGTATTCAAACGCTTCTCGATGAACTGGTTCATAGCGGGACTGAAAAGGGCTTGCAAGTTGCCGTGTACTTGGATGGCAAGCTGGTTATTGACGCATGGGCCGGAATTGCAGATGACACAACTAAGCAGCCCGTGACTGGTATACGCTTTTTACCGTTTACTCATCAGGTAAAGGGATTGTTTCAACCGTCATTCATCAATTAG
- a CDS encoding Rrf2 family transcriptional regulator, which produces MGINSSIKIGPPRFGIAVHALIWLAQSGGALSSVVIAKKVNSHATFLRRVLIQLAQASIVEAREGRDGGYSLLRDPNHITLADIFLAVDDSACVEQEMNIDCGIEGKKRGTRMEACCESETQAGCGTYAKELEMRLLSIKEEIQKQTIMLLNQHTLAEVMKDIDFT; this is translated from the coding sequence GTGGGTATAAACAGTAGCATTAAAATTGGACCACCTCGATTCGGGATTGCCGTTCACGCCCTTATTTGGCTTGCGCAAAGCGGCGGAGCGTTATCCAGCGTGGTCATTGCCAAAAAAGTGAATTCCCATGCGACTTTTCTCCGAAGGGTTTTGATACAGCTTGCTCAAGCAAGTATTGTTGAAGCAAGAGAAGGACGTGATGGGGGATATAGTTTGCTACGTGATCCGAATCATATTACCCTTGCGGATATTTTCTTGGCTGTAGATGATTCGGCTTGCGTTGAGCAGGAAATGAATATAGATTGCGGAATCGAGGGTAAGAAGCGAGGTACGAGAATGGAAGCATGCTGCGAATCGGAAACGCAAGCAGGTTGTGGTACCTACGCGAAAGAGCTTGAAATGCGGCTTCTATCCATTAAGGAGGAAATACAAAAGCAGACAATTATGCTGCTTAATCAGCACACATTAGCAGAAGTGATGAAAGATATCGATTTCACCTAG
- a CDS encoding cytochrome ubiquinol oxidase subunit I, whose translation MAYDPVLYSRMLTELTLGFHIIFATIGVGVPIMIALAEWTGIRRGDPYYTLMARRWARGFVITVAVGVVTGTAIGLQLSLLWPSFMRIAGQAIALPLFLETFAFFFEAIFLGIYLYTWDRFKKPITHFLLVIPVIIGSSMSAFFITTVNAFMNMPQGFKLKDGAITDIQPLVAMFNPATPTKVSHVLASSYMTCAFILAAIAAYSLLKKRNNLYHRKALKLTMTAALIFSISTALIGDLSGKFLAKYQPEKLAAAEWHFETANKVPLVLGGILTKDNEIKYGLKLPYALSILAGDSPYAKVQGLNATPVNERPPLFVHYLFDSMVTIGIFLAFLSMLYLWMVRKFKNGKYPRWLLRLIVWSGPLAMLGIEFGWVYAEVGRQPWILRGYMKTHEGATTSTHVDLMLVLFCLLYFVLGFTAIKVLSKLFKNSKVHEELIAVGIEKEGDEPR comes from the coding sequence ATGGCTTACGATCCGGTGCTTTACAGCCGCATGCTGACGGAGCTGACGCTCGGGTTTCACATCATTTTCGCGACCATCGGGGTCGGCGTTCCGATCATGATCGCACTGGCCGAATGGACGGGCATCCGGCGGGGCGATCCTTACTACACGCTGATGGCTCGCCGCTGGGCGCGCGGCTTTGTGATCACCGTCGCCGTCGGCGTTGTCACCGGCACGGCCATAGGCTTGCAGCTCAGCTTGCTGTGGCCAAGCTTCATGCGGATTGCCGGTCAGGCTATCGCGCTGCCGCTGTTTTTGGAAACCTTCGCCTTCTTCTTTGAGGCGATCTTTCTTGGGATCTACCTGTACACCTGGGATCGCTTCAAAAAACCGATCACTCACTTCCTGCTCGTGATTCCCGTCATCATCGGTTCGTCGATGTCCGCCTTTTTCATCACAACCGTGAACGCGTTCATGAATATGCCGCAAGGCTTCAAGCTCAAAGACGGCGCCATTACAGATATTCAGCCGCTTGTGGCGATGTTCAATCCGGCTACACCGACGAAGGTCTCTCACGTGCTGGCTTCCTCCTACATGACCTGTGCCTTTATCTTGGCCGCTATTGCTGCTTACTCTCTGCTCAAAAAACGCAACAATCTCTACCACCGCAAAGCGCTCAAGCTCACTATGACAGCTGCACTCATATTCTCAATTTCAACCGCTTTAATTGGAGACTTGTCCGGTAAATTCCTGGCCAAATACCAACCGGAGAAGCTGGCTGCGGCGGAATGGCATTTTGAAACAGCAAACAAGGTACCACTCGTCTTGGGCGGCATCCTTACCAAAGATAATGAAATCAAGTATGGGCTTAAGCTCCCCTATGCGCTTAGCATTTTAGCTGGCGACTCTCCATATGCGAAGGTACAAGGCTTAAATGCAACTCCTGTTAACGAACGTCCGCCGCTGTTTGTCCATTACCTATTTGACTCGATGGTCACAATTGGCATTTTCCTTGCGTTTCTTTCGATGCTTTACCTTTGGATGGTTCGTAAGTTCAAGAACGGCAAGTATCCGCGCTGGTTATTACGGCTCATCGTCTGGTCCGGACCGCTGGCCATGCTCGGAATTGAATTCGGCTGGGTCTATGCCGAGGTCGGCCGACAGCCCTGGATCCTGAGGGGCTATATGAAAACACACGAAGGAGCGACTACCTCCACCCACGTAGATTTAATGCTGGTATTGTTCTGTTTGCTCTACTTCGTACTTGGATTCACAGCCATCAAGGTATTGAGCAAGCTGTTCAAAAACAGTAAAGTACATGAGGAATTAATCGCAGTCGGAATCGAGAAAGAAGGAGATGAACCGCGATGA